The following proteins are encoded in a genomic region of Glycine soja cultivar W05 chromosome 17, ASM419377v2, whole genome shotgun sequence:
- the LOC114393582 gene encoding uncharacterized protein LOC114393582: protein MVISDQWSSYKEDDVAKAKFVKDTLLDDKWWDKVDYILSFTSPIYDVLRRMDTEASSLHLVYEMWDSMIEKVKNAIYQYERKEKSEGSTFYEVVHSILIDRWTKSSTHLHCLAHSLNPRYYSHEWLSEDSNRVPPHQDMELTRERLKCFKRFFLDVDVRRKVNIEFANFSDGREGFDDLDSLNDRGQMDPKAWWLVHGINAPILQKIALKLLAQPFSSSCCERNWSTYSFIHSLKRNKMTPHRAEDLVFVHSNLRLLSRNTPQYHQEETKMWDVAGDDFGSLDDCGILEIASLSLDEPELEGVFFNDDC from the exons ATGGTCATTAGTGACCAATGGTCTTCTTATAAGGAAGATGATGTTGCAAAGGCTAAATTTGTGAAAGATACTTTGTTGGATGATAAATGGTGGGATAAGGTTGattatattctttctttcactaGCCCTATCTATGATGTTCTTAGAAGAATGGATACAGAAGCTTCATCTCTCCATCTGGTATATGAGATGTGGGATTCAATGATTGAAAAGGTGAAGAATGCCATATATCAATATGAGAGAAAGGAGAAGAGTGAAGGATCAACCTTTTATGAGGTAGTGCACTCCATATTAATTGACCGTTGGACTAAGAGTAGCACTCATCTCCATTGTTTAGCTCATTCTTTAAATCCTAG ATATTATAGTCATGAATGGTTAAGTGAAGATTCTAATCGAGTTCCTCCACATCAAGACATGGAACTCACTCGTGAAAGATTAAAATGCTTCAAGAGGttctttcttgatgtggatgtaagGAGGAAAGTGAATATTGAGTTTGCCAACTTCTCGGATGGAAGAGAAGGTTTTGatgatcttgattctttaaaTGATAGAGGTCAAATGGATCCAAAAGCTTGGTGGCTAGTTCATGGCATTAATGCTCCAATACTTCAAAAGATTGCCCTTAAGCTACTTGCACAACCTTTTTCATCTTCTTGTTGTGAAAGGAATTGGAGtacatattcatttatccattctttaaagagaaacaagatgACACCACATAGAGCTGAAGATTTAGTATTTGTTCATAGCAACCTACGACTTCTCTCAAGGAATACTCCACAATATCATCAAGAGGAAACTAAAATGTGGGATGTAGCTGGAGATGATTTTGGGTCACTTGATGATTGTGGTATTCTTGAAATTGCTAGTTTGTCTTTAGATGAACCAGAGTTAGAGGGTGTCTTTTTCAATGATGATTGCTAG
- the LOC114393005 gene encoding calcineurin B-like protein 1 isoform X2, with protein sequence MGCMNSKSVRKFPAREDSLDLAAETAFTVNEVEALFVLFRSISNSIVNDGLLSKEEFQLAIFKNKKKDNIFANRIFDLFDVKKLGVVDFEDFVRSLNVFHPNASLKDKIAFSFRLYDLHNTGFIERPEVKEMLIALLFESDMKLADDVIETILDKTFVEADLKQDGKIDTEEWETFVKRNPSVLKIMTLPYLRDITISFPSFIFNSTNVERVDETSTRL encoded by the exons ATGGGCTGCATGAACTCGAAGTCTGTGAGGAAGTTTCCGGCACGGGAGGATTCTCTTGATCTTGCAGCGGAGACAGCTT TTACTGTCAATGAGGTTGAAGCACTGTTTGTGCTTTTTAGGAGCATCAGCAATTCTATTGTCAATGATGGACTGCTAAGCAAG gaagaatttcaattggcaatcttcaaaaacaagaaaaaggataaCATTTTTGCAAATCGG atctttgatttatttgatgTCAAGAAGCTTGGAGTCGTTGACTTCGAAGACTTTGTCAGATCTCTCAATGTTTTCCACCCAAATGCTTCATTAAAAGACAAGATAGCTT TTTCATTTAGGCTCTATGATTTGCACAATACTGGCTTTATAGAGCGCCCTGAG GTCAAGGAAATGTTAATTGCACTTCTTTTTGAGTCGGATATGAAGTTGGCAGATGATGTCATAGAAACAATTCTTGACAAG ACTTTCGTGGAAGCTGACCTAAAGCAAGATGGGAAAATCGACACTGAAGAGTGGGAAACTTTTGTTAAAAGGAATCCGTCAGTATTAAAAATCATGACCCTACCTTATCTGAG GGACATAACAATATCTTTcccaagttttatttttaacagcACTAACGTGGAAAGGGTTGATGAAACAAGTACAAGGCTTTAG
- the LOC114393583 gene encoding uncharacterized protein LOC114393583 — protein MSASSPSQAKEQDDDTKPLWTYVTKIKRVADGGNYEIKCNICDFTFNGSYTRVRAHLLKMTGKGVRVCQKVTVVKLIDLKKIDNEVTLRVERSKTKSVSLPSVSTQHQMDTNTLGVDPKKRKTSSVENPFNLQARETLDHEIARMFYSLGLPFHLARNPHYRKAFAYAANNQISGYQPPCYNKLRTTLLQNERRHVENFLQPIKNAWSQKGVSIVSDGWSDPQRRSLINLMVVTESGPMFLKAIDCSNEIKDKDFIAKHMREVIMEVGHSNVVQIVTDNAAVCKAAGLIIEVEFPSIYWTPCVVHTLNLALKNICAAKNTEKNNVAYEECSWITQIADDAMFVKNFVMSHSMRLSIFNSFNSLKLLSIAPTRFASTIVMLKRFKQLKKGL, from the coding sequence ATGAGTGCTTCTAGTCCTAGTCAAGCTAAAGAACAAGATGATGATACCAAACCTTTATGGACCTATGTTACAAAGATAAAACGTGTAGCTGATGGTGGAAATTATGAGataaaatgtaatatttgtGATTTTACCTTTAATGGGTCTTACACTAGAGTGAGGGCACACTTGTTGAAGATGACAGGAAAGGGAGTTAGAGTTTGTCAAAAGGTAACAGTTGTCAAACTTATAGATTTGAAGAAGATAGACAATGAGGTTACATTGAGGGTGGAGAGGTCAAAAACAAAATCTGTGTCATTGCCTTCGGTTTCTACTCAACACCAAATGGATACAAACACTCTTGGTGTTGatccaaaaaagagaaagacatCATCTGTAGAAAATCCCTTTAATTTGCAAGCTAGAGAAACACTTGATCATGAAATTGCTAGGATGTTTTACTCTTTGGGGCTGCCTTTTCATTTAGCAAGAAATCCTCATTATAGGAAGGCATTTGCCTATGCTGCCAATAATCAGATCAGTGGTTACCAACCTCcatgttataataaattaaggacAACATTACTTCAAAACGAGAGAAGACATGTGGAGAATTTTttacaaccaattaaaaatgcaTGGAGCCAGAAGGGTgtgagcattgttagtgatggATGGAGTGACCCGCAAAGAAGATCTCTTATTAATCTCATGGTTGTCACGGAGAGTGGACCTATGTTTTTAAAGGCCATTGATTGTTCAAATGAGATCAAAGACAAGGATTTCATTGCCAAACATATGAGGGAGGTAATTATGGAGGTTGGGCACTCAAATGTTGTGCAAATTGTGACGGATAATGCAGCCGTTTGTAAAGCAGCAGGTTTAATAATTGAGGTTGAGTTTCCTTCCATTTATTGGACTCCATGTGTTGTCCATACATTAAATCttgctttgaagaacatatgtgCAGCCAAGaatacagaaaaaaataatgttgcttATGAAGAATGTTCTTGGATCACCCAAATTGCGGATGATGCAATGTTTGTGAAAAACTTTGTCATGAGTCACTCTATGAGACtatcaattttcaattcattcaattCATTGAAATTGTTATCCATTGCTCCAACAAGATTTGCCTCCACTATTGTAATGCTCAAGAGATTCAAGCAATTGAAGAAAGGACTCTAA
- the LOC114393005 gene encoding calcineurin B-like protein 1 isoform X1, producing MNYWRVELFIIYIIWCFNLVGIGKVKMVLMIYISVKFEYTGTVLCCLTCISSIMGCMNSKSVRKFPAREDSLDLAAETAFTVNEVEALFVLFRSISNSIVNDGLLSKEEFQLAIFKNKKKDNIFANRIFDLFDVKKLGVVDFEDFVRSLNVFHPNASLKDKIAFSFRLYDLHNTGFIERPEVKEMLIALLFESDMKLADDVIETILDKTFVEADLKQDGKIDTEEWETFVKRNPSVLKIMTLPYLRDITISFPSFIFNSTNVERVDETSTRL from the exons ATGAATTATTGGAGGGttgaattgtttattatttatataatatggtGTTTCAATTTGGTTGGAATTGGAAAAGTTAAGATGGTTTTGATGATATATATTTCAGTTAAGTTCGAGTACACCGGTACTGTGCTGTGCTGCCTTACCTGCATTTCTTCCATAATGGGCTGCATGAACTCGAAGTCTGTGAGGAAGTTTCCGGCACGGGAGGATTCTCTTGATCTTGCAGCGGAGACAGCTT TTACTGTCAATGAGGTTGAAGCACTGTTTGTGCTTTTTAGGAGCATCAGCAATTCTATTGTCAATGATGGACTGCTAAGCAAG gaagaatttcaattggcaatcttcaaaaacaagaaaaaggataaCATTTTTGCAAATCGG atctttgatttatttgatgTCAAGAAGCTTGGAGTCGTTGACTTCGAAGACTTTGTCAGATCTCTCAATGTTTTCCACCCAAATGCTTCATTAAAAGACAAGATAGCTT TTTCATTTAGGCTCTATGATTTGCACAATACTGGCTTTATAGAGCGCCCTGAG GTCAAGGAAATGTTAATTGCACTTCTTTTTGAGTCGGATATGAAGTTGGCAGATGATGTCATAGAAACAATTCTTGACAAG ACTTTCGTGGAAGCTGACCTAAAGCAAGATGGGAAAATCGACACTGAAGAGTGGGAAACTTTTGTTAAAAGGAATCCGTCAGTATTAAAAATCATGACCCTACCTTATCTGAG GGACATAACAATATCTTTcccaagttttatttttaacagcACTAACGTGGAAAGGGTTGATGAAACAAGTACAAGGCTTTAG